Proteins encoded together in one Methanophagales archaeon window:
- a CDS encoding radical SAM protein codes for MLAVSGGEPLLQKEEVLKLIESLKTRTNYTVMLATNGSLVEENFINKANELGLDGIMTSFRHIDDEWHKWYTGGHGIQNTVDTLKLVTKKFKGMAVVSLIPFSCIDMVAFENMCRFLHGINPEFVIRIICPFHDKHEYEECCEKRYHKVEEIVLRYFNHVDRTNYFSNQIKGVRYKIETSGNRMKLVKTHEWEKRKEVTKIG; via the coding sequence ATGCTTGCAGTAAGTGGTGGAGAGCCACTGCTTCAAAAGGAGGAAGTATTAAAATTGATTGAGTCATTGAAAACACGAACCAATTATACCGTTATGCTCGCAACGAATGGCTCTCTCGTCGAAGAGAATTTTATTAATAAAGCAAACGAACTGGGTCTTGATGGAATCATGACATCCTTCCGTCATATAGATGATGAATGGCATAAATGGTATACTGGAGGACATGGTATCCAAAATACGGTGGATACGCTTAAATTAGTCACGAAAAAGTTCAAAGGTATGGCTGTGGTTTCCTTAATTCCTTTTTCTTGCATAGATATGGTAGCCTTTGAAAATATGTGCAGGTTTCTACACGGTATAAATCCTGAGTTTGTTATAAGAATAATTTGTCCATTTCACGATAAGCATGAATATGAAGAATGTTGTGAAAAAAGATACCATAAAGTTGAAGAAATTGTGTTACGTTATTTTAATCACGTGGACCGAACCAATTACTTTTCTAATCAAATCAAAGGTGTAAGATATAAAATTGAAACCTCTGGAAATCGTATGAAATTGGTAAAAACCCATGAATGGGAAAAGAGAAAGGAGGTGACAAAGATTGGTTGA
- a CDS encoding radical SAM protein, with amino-acid sequence MVENFLGLHVTSNCQLRCKHCYARNYTYNPDTTMEIPLDIIENICIDFLSTEFPLKDYAIYLSGGEPLLYSKFEQLCNLVREFQSHLRLSTNGILIPKYIDVFDKNDRIMVSIDGDRGTHDRIRGKGSYDKAIKALECLQEHEINHSIGFALCKLNFHCIDHIIALCKKYECNVLNFGMYQTFKKSSKTVRFTEWLKAKEYVSKYVKTHVKCVETGCVAGICGVAVTPDLYYWDCPRHQEIIGKY; translated from the coding sequence TTGGTTGAAAACTTCTTAGGGCTGCACGTTACCAGTAACTGTCAGTTGCGATGCAAACATTGCTACGCCCGGAACTACACCTATAATCCAGACACAACCATGGAGATACCTCTGGATATAATTGAAAACATTTGTATCGACTTCTTGAGCACCGAATTTCCGCTTAAAGACTATGCGATATACCTCAGCGGTGGTGAGCCTTTGTTGTATTCAAAATTTGAGCAACTCTGCAATTTGGTCAGAGAATTCCAGAGCCATCTCAGATTGAGCACGAATGGAATCCTTATACCAAAGTATATAGACGTTTTTGATAAAAATGACAGAATAATGGTCAGTATTGACGGCGACAGGGGAACTCATGACAGAATTAGAGGGAAGGGGTCGTATGATAAGGCGATAAAGGCGCTTGAGTGCTTACAGGAACATGAAATTAATCATTCAATAGGGTTTGCGCTGTGCAAGCTGAACTTCCACTGCATTGACCACATCATCGCGCTCTGCAAGAAATACGAATGCAACGTGTTAAATTTCGGGATGTATCAGACATTTAAAAAATCCAGCAAAACTGTCAGGTTTACTGAATGGCTGAAAGCGAAGGAATACGTGAGTAAATATGTCAAAACGCACGTAAAATGTGTGGAGACGGGATGCGTGGCAGGGATTTGTGGGGTGGCAGTTACTCCAGATTTGTATTACTGGGACTGCCCGAGGCATCAGGAAATCATTGGGAAGTATC